A section of the Virgibacillus sp. NKC19-3 genome encodes:
- a CDS encoding CD3337/EF1877 family mobilome membrane protein yields MDKQKLKKIILMAVLLSAVIFLLFLSLLTVTQAAGLVDDTVSEDNLYSLYPLDHYQLDFYVDSGWDWLPWNWDDGIGKQVMYGLYTITNFIWIINLYLSNATGYLVQQAYSLDFISETANAIGKNMQTLAGITSQGFGEDGFYVGFLLLFLLIIGIYVAYTGLLKQETTKAMRAVINFLVVFILSASFIAYAPTYVTKINDFSADVSEAALDLGAKMLMPSSDSRGKDSVDMIRNNLFSIQVEQPWMLLQFNNSDKEAIGEDRVDALVSTSPDERNGKTRENIVKAEIEDHDNKNLTITKTTTRLGMVFFLFLFNIGISIFVFLLSGMMIFSQLLFIVFAIFLPISFLLSMIPSFENMGKQAIMKLFNVIMLRAGITLVMTVAFSISSMLYSLTSSYPFFLIAFLQIVTFAGIYMKLGDIMSMFNLQSNDSQQVGRSVMRRPRQMAHRSTRRLQRTIGRSLTGATAGAAVGKMMSQSGKSKRSFSPLRPLQRLSANKQNQKESNNSEKKSFSQKIGQSTGKVLDTKNRVRSNIQHRKQQMKDLPTTAKYAVAQGKENLKRPGKDFKKGMSQTKEQRQRENVERTSKHRKTIADRRQALEQRQMKQNDPKKQTVQKKPVSPLTKEKKQRTSKERTLPKDQQRQQVPEQKQSTQPVNHQRKKANQPYKRKKQQSKTIPNRPPKQTLQSKEKRIIQRPSLPRKRTKQNQKAARQRQAVRRKRR; encoded by the coding sequence ATGGATAAACAAAAACTAAAAAAGATCATTCTGATGGCGGTACTCCTAAGTGCGGTCATTTTTTTATTGTTTCTTTCTCTGCTTACGGTTACACAAGCTGCTGGCTTGGTGGACGATACGGTTTCCGAAGATAATCTTTATTCGCTTTATCCCCTTGACCATTACCAGTTAGATTTTTATGTAGATAGCGGTTGGGATTGGCTGCCGTGGAATTGGGATGATGGGATTGGAAAACAAGTCATGTATGGCTTATACACAATTACCAACTTTATTTGGATTATTAATCTCTATCTATCCAATGCCACTGGCTATTTGGTACAACAAGCCTATTCTCTTGATTTCATCTCGGAAACCGCCAACGCAATCGGTAAAAACATGCAGACTTTAGCTGGAATCACATCACAGGGGTTTGGTGAAGATGGCTTTTATGTCGGATTCTTGCTTCTCTTTCTTTTAATCATAGGAATCTATGTCGCCTATACAGGGTTGTTGAAACAAGAAACCACGAAAGCTATGCGAGCTGTGATTAACTTTTTGGTCGTTTTTATTTTGTCAGCGTCTTTTATTGCTTATGCTCCAACGTATGTGACTAAAATTAATGATTTTTCGGCAGATGTAAGCGAAGCAGCCCTTGATTTAGGAGCAAAAATGCTTATGCCTAGTTCCGATAGTCGAGGAAAAGATAGTGTCGATATGATACGAAATAATCTGTTTTCCATTCAAGTAGAGCAGCCGTGGATGTTGTTACAGTTTAATAATTCGGATAAAGAAGCGATTGGCGAAGATCGAGTAGACGCTTTGGTATCTACCAGTCCAGATGAGCGAAATGGAAAAACACGTGAAAATATCGTGAAAGCAGAGATTGAAGATCATGATAATAAGAATTTAACGATTACAAAGACCACCACACGTTTAGGGATGGTCTTTTTCTTATTTCTATTCAATATCGGTATTTCGATTTTTGTGTTTCTCTTGTCAGGTATGATGATTTTCTCCCAGCTCTTGTTTATTGTGTTTGCGATTTTTCTTCCTATCAGTTTTCTACTTTCCATGATTCCCAGCTTTGAAAATATGGGAAAGCAAGCGATTATGAAGCTCTTTAACGTCATTATGTTACGGGCTGGCATTACGCTCGTCATGACCGTTGCTTTTAGTATTTCATCCATGTTATACAGCTTAACCAGTTCGTATCCATTTTTCTTAATTGCGTTTCTACAAATCGTCACCTTTGCTGGTATTTATATGAAACTCGGTGACATCATGAGTATGTTCAACTTACAGAGCAATGATAGCCAACAAGTTGGGCGAAGTGTTATGCGTCGCCCTAGACAAATGGCTCACCGAAGCACTCGCCGATTACAACGTACCATTGGACGCTCTTTAACAGGAGCAACCGCTGGAGCAGCGGTCGGAAAAATGATGAGCCAATCAGGAAAATCGAAACGTTCTTTTTCTCCCTTACGTCCTTTACAGCGTTTGTCAGCCAACAAACAAAACCAGAAAGAATCAAACAATAGTGAGAAAAAATCATTCAGTCAGAAAATCGGACAATCCACTGGAAAAGTGTTAGATACAAAAAATCGGGTACGCTCCAACATTCAACATCGAAAACAACAAATGAAGGACTTGCCGACAACTGCCAAATACGCTGTGGCACAAGGCAAGGAAAATCTCAAACGACCAGGCAAGGATTTCAAGAAAGGAATGTCCCAAACCAAAGAACAACGGCAACGTGAAAATGTGGAACGTACAAGCAAGCACCGAAAAACGATTGCAGATAGACGACAGGCATTGGAACAACGACAAATGAAACAGAATGATCCTAAGAAACAAACAGTACAAAAGAAGCCTGTTTCCCCTCTAACCAAAGAGAAAAAGCAAAGAACTTCCAAAGAAAGAACGCTGCCTAAAGATCAACAAAGGCAACAAGTACCTGAACAAAAACAAAGTACACAACCAGTAAACCATCAAAGGAAAAAAGCAAATCAACCTTATAAAAGAAAGAAACAACAGTCTAAAACAATTCCTAATCGACCACCAAAACAAACTTTGCAGTCCAAAGAAAAACGGATTATTCAACGTCCTTCCCTTCCTAGAAAACGGACAAAACAAAATCAAAAGGCTGCCAGACAACGACAAGCGGTTAGGAGGAAACGCCGATGA
- the tcpF gene encoding conjugal transfer ATPase TcpF: MSYPIKYIENNLVFNHDGETFAYYELLPYNYSFLSEDEKIQVHDHFRQLIAQNQDGKIHALQISTESSIRTVQERSKEQVTGRLQEVAYERIDDQTEALTSMLGEHQVDYRFFIGFKLLLNEEEVSIKSMGKSVTSSLSSFIRDVNHHVMGDFVSMPHAEIERFLKMESLLQNKIAKRFKVRPLTKDDIGYLIEHLHGQSGIAFEDYTYELAYEKGEKETYVKQFDLIKPTRCLITESQRYIKLDQEEQTTYAAYFTINSIVGDLEFPSDEIFYYQQQQFDFPIDTSMQVEIVTNKKALTTVRNKKKELQDLDNHAAESDNETGSNVLEALEQVSELEDVLDQTKESMYKLSYVIRVSASNLDELKQRCNEVKDFYDDLNVKLVRPFGDMLGLHGEFIPSSRRYMNDYIQYVTSDFLAGLGFGATQMLGETEGIYFGYNLDTGRNVYLNPSLASQGVQGSVTNALASAFLGSLGGGKSFSNNLLVYYSVLFGGQALIVDPKSERGNWKETLPDIAEEINIVNLTSDEDNKGLLDPYVIMKNKKDSESLAIDILTFLTGISSRDGDKFPVLRKAIRAVGQQEERGLLLVIQELRSDPNPLAATIADHIESFTDYDFAHLLFSDGTVQNSISLEKQLNIIQVADLVLPDAETSFEEYTTMELLSVAMMIIISTFALDFIHSDRSIFKIVDLDEAWAFLQIAQGKTLSNKLVRAGRAMNAGVYFVTQNSSDLTDEKLKNNIGVKFAFRSRDMTEIKKTLQFFGVDSEDEENQRRLRELENGQCLMQDLYGRVGIIQVHPVFKDLFDAFDTRPPVAERQ; this comes from the coding sequence ATGAGCTATCCGATTAAGTATATCGAAAATAATTTGGTCTTTAATCATGACGGAGAAACTTTTGCGTACTATGAGTTATTGCCATATAACTATTCTTTTCTTTCAGAAGATGAAAAAATACAGGTGCATGACCACTTTCGGCAACTGATTGCACAGAATCAGGATGGGAAAATACATGCCTTACAAATCAGTACGGAAAGCAGCATTCGTACTGTACAAGAGCGAAGTAAAGAACAAGTGACTGGAAGATTACAAGAAGTAGCCTATGAACGGATTGACGACCAGACAGAAGCACTTACCTCTATGCTGGGCGAACATCAAGTGGATTATCGTTTCTTCATCGGTTTTAAATTACTATTGAATGAAGAAGAAGTCAGTATCAAGTCGATGGGAAAATCGGTGACATCCTCTCTTTCCAGTTTTATTCGAGATGTGAATCATCATGTCATGGGAGACTTTGTTTCCATGCCCCATGCTGAAATCGAACGGTTTTTGAAAATGGAATCTTTATTACAAAATAAAATTGCTAAACGCTTTAAAGTACGTCCATTAACGAAAGATGATATAGGGTATTTAATTGAACACCTTCATGGACAATCAGGGATTGCATTTGAGGATTATACCTATGAACTTGCTTATGAAAAAGGTGAAAAAGAAACCTATGTGAAGCAGTTTGATTTGATTAAGCCCACTCGTTGTTTAATTACGGAAAGTCAACGCTATATTAAATTGGATCAGGAAGAACAAACGACGTATGCTGCTTACTTTACCATTAATTCCATTGTAGGAGACTTGGAGTTTCCCTCTGATGAAATTTTCTATTACCAGCAACAACAGTTTGATTTTCCGATTGATACCTCTATGCAGGTAGAAATCGTCACCAATAAAAAGGCGTTGACAACGGTAAGAAATAAAAAGAAAGAGCTGCAAGACTTAGATAATCATGCGGCAGAATCCGATAATGAAACGGGCAGTAATGTATTAGAAGCCTTAGAACAAGTCAGTGAATTAGAAGATGTACTCGATCAAACAAAGGAATCCATGTATAAATTAAGCTATGTCATTCGAGTATCAGCTTCTAACTTAGATGAGCTAAAACAACGGTGTAATGAGGTGAAAGATTTTTACGATGATTTAAACGTCAAACTTGTTCGTCCATTTGGTGACATGCTGGGCTTACATGGTGAATTTATTCCTTCCAGTAGAAGGTACATGAACGATTATATCCAGTATGTAACTTCTGATTTTCTTGCAGGACTTGGATTTGGAGCAACACAAATGTTAGGCGAAACGGAAGGTATTTATTTTGGCTACAATTTAGATACAGGGCGTAATGTCTATTTGAACCCTAGTCTTGCCAGTCAGGGGGTACAAGGATCAGTGACGAATGCGTTAGCTTCTGCCTTCTTGGGTTCGCTTGGAGGTGGAAAATCTTTTTCTAACAATCTGCTTGTCTATTATTCGGTACTTTTTGGTGGTCAAGCACTCATCGTTGACCCTAAATCTGAACGTGGAAATTGGAAAGAAACTTTGCCTGATATTGCCGAAGAAATTAATATCGTTAATCTTACAAGCGATGAAGATAACAAGGGATTGCTTGACCCTTACGTTATTATGAAAAACAAGAAGGATTCAGAGAGCCTAGCCATTGATATTCTTACGTTTTTAACAGGCATATCCAGTCGGGACGGTGACAAGTTTCCTGTTTTGCGAAAAGCGATTCGAGCGGTTGGTCAACAAGAAGAACGAGGATTGCTTCTGGTCATTCAAGAGCTAAGGAGTGATCCTAACCCACTCGCTGCCACGATTGCTGACCATATCGAAAGTTTTACGGATTATGATTTCGCACATTTACTCTTTTCCGATGGAACGGTTCAAAACTCGATTAGTTTAGAGAAGCAACTCAATATTATACAGGTGGCAGATTTAGTCTTACCTGACGCAGAAACCAGTTTTGAAGAATACACGACAATGGAGCTTTTAAGTGTTGCCATGATGATTATTATTTCTACGTTTGCTCTCGACTTTATTCATTCTGACCGCAGTATTTTCAAGATTGTAGACTTAGACGAAGCATGGGCGTTCCTTCAAATCGCTCAAGGAAAAACACTCTCTAATAAACTGGTACGAGCTGGTCGTGCGATGAATGCTGGGGTCTACTTTGTTACGCAAAACTCGTCAGATTTAACCGATGAAAAGCTCAAAAATAATATTGGGGTGAAGTTTGCCTTCCGTTCCAGAGATATGACAGAAATTAAGAAAACATTGCAATTCTTTGGTGTCGATTCCGAAGATGAAGAAAATCAAAGACGGCTGAGAGAGCTGGAAAATGGTCAATGTCTCATGCAGGATTTATACGGGCGTGTTGGGATTATTCAGGTACACCCTGTTTTTAAAGATTTATTTGACGCCTTTGACACTCGCCCGCCTGTCGCAGAAAGGCAGTGA
- a CDS encoding conjugal transfer protein gives MKKLKSYTRIWSVEKVIYAINDFRLPFPVTFNQMTWFVLSLLVVMLLGNLPPLSLIDGALLKYVGVPVALTWIMSKKSFDGKKPYGFLKSVLTYWIRSKVTYAGKPVKLQKQTFEEQITAVRSGKYELSD, from the coding sequence TTGAAGAAATTAAAAAGCTACACAAGAATCTGGTCAGTGGAAAAAGTTATTTATGCGATTAACGATTTTCGGCTGCCTTTTCCCGTTACCTTTAATCAGATGACTTGGTTTGTATTATCCCTTTTAGTGGTCATGTTATTGGGAAACCTCCCTCCACTCTCTTTGATTGACGGTGCATTACTAAAATATGTTGGTGTTCCAGTGGCTTTGACGTGGATTATGAGTAAAAAAAGTTTTGACGGTAAAAAGCCTTATGGGTTTCTTAAATCTGTGTTAACTTATTGGATTCGCTCAAAAGTCACTTACGCAGGGAAGCCAGTTAAACTTCAAAAACAGACCTTTGAGGAACAAATAACCGCAGTAAGGAGTGGCAAATATGAGCTATCCGATTAA
- a CDS encoding antirestriction protein ArdA yields the protein MDMQVYIANLGKYTEGELVGAWFAPPIDMEEVKERIGLNDEYEEIAIHDYELPFEVHEYTPISEINRLCDMVQEIEGTPLYDALSEIQGYWFNSVEEVLENQDDIICYSDCDSMEDVARYLIEESGSYGEVPVHLQNYIDYQAYGRDLEIGANFLVTNHGVFEYVG from the coding sequence ATGGACATGCAAGTCTATATAGCGAATCTTGGGAAGTATACAGAAGGTGAATTGGTTGGAGCTTGGTTTGCCCCACCTATTGATATGGAGGAAGTAAAAGAACGAATTGGCTTAAATGACGAATATGAGGAAATAGCTATTCATGACTATGAGCTTCCTTTTGAAGTGCATGAATATACACCCATATCTGAAATCAATCGCTTATGTGACATGGTACAAGAAATTGAAGGAACTCCCTTGTATGACGCTCTTTCGGAAATTCAGGGTTATTGGTTTAATAGTGTGGAAGAAGTTTTAGAAAATCAAGATGATATTATTTGTTACTCTGACTGTGACAGCATGGAAGATGTTGCAAGGTATTTAATAGAAGAATCAGGCTCATATGGAGAAGTCCCCGTTCATTTACAAAATTATATTGATTATCAAGCCTATGGACGTGACCTTGAGATTGGAGCGAATTTTCTTGTTACCAATCATGGGGTATTTGAATATGTCGGATAA
- the mobT gene encoding MobT family relaxase, whose protein sequence is MGGMQMNQILWYQALKEKRLEYGVSQNKLAVHVGVTRQYISEIETGKVTPSDSLQNALFEVLEQFNPDAPLEILFDYVRIRFITTDPIPVIEDILQLKMEYMLHEDYAFYSYLEQYVFGDIVVMVSPDEDKGCLLELKGKGCRQFENFLLAQQRTWFDFFVDVFRIGGVFKRIDLAINDKTGILDISFLTNKCHNEECISVFRSFKSYRSGDLVHGEDKPDMGNSLYIGSLKSDVYFCLYEKDYEQFVKYGISLEDTDVKNRLEIRLKNDRAYHAIVDLMSFEDAGRTALSIINRYIRFVDKDEKKRRSDWKMNAAWQRFLDLGENRKISLTTKPEPYTFDKTLRWLARQVAPTWKLATKLDEVNQTNIMNDMLKQATLTKRHQKLLMQQAMPTEDVIRILKDEI, encoded by the coding sequence TTGGGAGGAATGCAAATGAATCAAATACTTTGGTATCAAGCATTAAAAGAAAAACGGCTAGAATACGGTGTATCACAAAACAAACTGGCAGTACATGTTGGCGTGACAAGACAGTATATTAGCGAAATAGAAACAGGAAAAGTAACTCCTTCCGATTCCCTACAAAATGCTTTGTTTGAGGTGCTGGAACAATTTAATCCAGACGCACCACTTGAAATTTTATTTGATTATGTGCGGATTCGATTTATCACTACTGACCCGATTCCAGTCATTGAAGATATTTTACAGTTGAAAATGGAATACATGTTACATGAGGATTATGCTTTTTATTCGTATCTTGAACAATATGTCTTTGGCGATATTGTCGTCATGGTTTCGCCTGATGAGGACAAAGGTTGTCTACTTGAATTAAAAGGAAAAGGATGTCGCCAGTTTGAAAATTTTCTACTCGCCCAACAGCGAACATGGTTTGATTTCTTTGTCGATGTATTTCGTATCGGTGGCGTATTTAAGCGTATTGACCTTGCGATAAATGATAAGACAGGCATATTAGATATTTCCTTTCTCACAAACAAATGTCATAACGAGGAATGTATTTCTGTTTTCCGTAGCTTTAAAAGCTATCGTTCTGGGGATTTGGTACATGGTGAAGATAAACCTGATATGGGAAACAGCCTATATATCGGCTCATTAAAAAGTGACGTATATTTTTGTCTCTATGAGAAGGACTATGAACAATTCGTTAAATATGGTATTTCACTGGAAGATACAGACGTGAAAAACCGCTTAGAAATCCGATTGAAAAATGATCGTGCCTATCATGCAATTGTTGATTTAATGAGCTTTGAGGACGCTGGACGAACCGCTTTATCAATCATCAATCGCTATATTCGTTTTGTAGACAAAGACGAAAAGAAGCGTCGCAGTGATTGGAAAATGAATGCAGCATGGCAGCGTTTCTTAGATTTAGGAGAAAACCGAAAAATATCGTTAACCACAAAACCTGAACCCTATACGTTTGATAAAACATTACGTTGGCTGGCAAGACAGGTCGCACCCACTTGGAAACTGGCAACGAAGCTGGATGAAGTCAATCAAACAAATATCATGAATGACATGTTGAAACAGGCAACCTTAACAAAACGTCATCAAAAATTGCTTATGCAGCAGGCAATGCCGACCGAAGATGTGATTCGGATTTTAAAAGATGAAATATAG
- a CDS encoding FtsK/SpoIIIE domain-containing protein, protein MFKFKGKRIKEKDKHLVSHVFTRSLLGVFLFVLLPFYWKPLVTMDWQTFQLDMFFSQLHTPYFWDSVLTALFVCLLAGFLSYRYRYDTVKQLYHRQKLAKMILENNWYETEETQHEGFFKDLPSTKTKKRIQHFPKMYYRLKDGLIHIHVEITLGKYQDQLLHLENKLETGLYCELVEKTLKDSYVEYVLLYDTIGNRISIEDVAVQDGRVKLMESVYWEYDSLPHMLIAGGTGGGKSYFILTLIESLLHTKANLYILDPKNADLADLNTVMDNVYYRKEDMLACINQFYEDMVARSETMKQHPNYKTGENYAYLGLPANFLIFDEYVAMMDMLGRESTEVINKLKQIVMLGRQAGFFLILACQRPDAKYFSDGIRDNFNFRVALGRMSEMGFGMMFGSDTQKQFFLKPIKGRGYVDTGKNVISEFYTPLVPKNHDFLQTIETLVKARKTSSEKQEMEK, encoded by the coding sequence ATTTTCAAATTCAAAGGAAAACGAATCAAAGAAAAAGATAAGCACTTAGTTTCTCACGTTTTCACTCGTTCATTACTAGGCGTATTTCTTTTCGTTCTACTGCCTTTTTACTGGAAGCCCCTTGTAACAATGGACTGGCAAACATTTCAGCTAGATATGTTTTTCTCCCAACTTCATACACCATATTTTTGGGATAGTGTACTCACTGCCCTTTTTGTATGCCTGTTAGCTGGTTTTCTCTCCTACCGTTATCGCTATGATACGGTGAAACAGCTTTATCACCGACAAAAGCTGGCGAAGATGATTTTAGAAAACAATTGGTATGAAACCGAGGAAACACAGCACGAAGGATTTTTTAAAGATTTACCTAGCACCAAAACGAAAAAGCGAATCCAGCACTTTCCCAAAATGTATTATCGGCTAAAAGATGGGCTGATTCACATTCATGTAGAAATTACGCTCGGAAAATATCAAGACCAGCTATTGCACCTAGAAAACAAACTGGAAACAGGCTTGTATTGCGAATTAGTGGAAAAAACATTGAAAGATTCTTACGTGGAGTATGTCCTGCTTTATGATACTATCGGTAATCGAATTAGCATTGAAGATGTGGCGGTTCAAGATGGGCGTGTGAAATTGATGGAATCTGTCTATTGGGAATATGATTCTCTTCCTCATATGCTTATCGCTGGGGGTACTGGCGGTGGGAAATCTTATTTCATTCTCACGCTTATTGAATCTTTGCTTCATACGAAAGCAAACCTCTATATTCTTGACCCTAAAAATGCCGATTTGGCAGACTTAAACACCGTTATGGACAATGTCTATTACCGTAAGGAGGATATGCTCGCCTGTATCAATCAATTTTACGAAGATATGGTAGCTCGTAGTGAGACAATGAAACAACATCCCAACTATAAAACAGGAGAAAACTATGCCTATTTGGGCTTACCTGCTAATTTTCTTATCTTTGACGAGTATGTGGCAATGATGGATATGTTAGGTCGAGAAAGTACCGAAGTTATCAACAAACTCAAACAAATTGTTATGTTAGGACGACAAGCTGGCTTCTTTTTAATTCTTGCCTGTCAGCGTCCCGACGCAAAATATTTTAGTGATGGAATTCGAGACAACTTTAATTTTCGTGTGGCTCTAGGACGTATGTCTGAAATGGGCTTTGGCATGATGTTTGGCAGCGATACGCAAAAGCAATTTTTCTTAAAGCCTATTAAGGGAAGGGGTTATGTCGATACAGGGAAAAATGTCATCAGTGAATTTTATACGCCGCTTGTACCAAAAAATCATGACTTTTTACAGACGATTGAAACCCTTGTAAAAGCAAGGAAAACATCATCAGAAAAACAAGAAATGGAGAAATAA
- a CDS encoding Mom family adenine methylcarbamoylation protein, whose protein sequence is MKKTTLIIKEIPKDEAVFFIRKYHYSKIMPKLCKYFLGVFSKEKLLGVVELGWGTQPLQTIRKLFPDHNLKTKDYLEIGKMCFLPEMNQNNYFGSRTLSTLIKWLRDYTDCLFLYTLADGIEGKCGYVYQASNFFYCGYFKTSVYRDSWTHEKIHPRSARILLEENARFENVSKKHWLTQEFCEYKGIEKINGRMFRFLYPLTKEAQKLLEAYPYQRQNYPKDKDLRFEKRVGYRKYEKIPHPTFDRQTFFYNTQNVHS, encoded by the coding sequence ATGAAAAAAACGACACTTATTATCAAGGAAATACCAAAAGATGAAGCAGTTTTCTTTATTCGGAAATATCATTACTCCAAGATAATGCCTAAACTATGTAAATACTTCTTAGGGGTTTTCTCAAAAGAAAAACTATTAGGTGTTGTAGAATTAGGTTGGGGTACACAGCCCTTACAGACTATTCGCAAACTCTTTCCTGACCACAACCTAAAAACAAAAGACTACTTGGAAATTGGCAAGATGTGTTTTCTTCCAGAAATGAATCAAAATAATTATTTTGGCAGTCGAACTCTATCCACGCTGATTAAGTGGTTAAGAGATTATACCGACTGTCTTTTTTTGTATACGTTGGCGGACGGTATCGAAGGAAAATGCGGATATGTTTATCAAGCGTCAAATTTTTTCTATTGCGGATATTTCAAGACCAGTGTTTATCGTGACAGTTGGACACATGAAAAGATACACCCTCGTAGTGCTAGGATCTTGCTGGAAGAAAATGCTCGTTTTGAAAATGTGTCAAAAAAACATTGGCTTACGCAAGAGTTTTGTGAGTATAAAGGGATTGAGAAAATCAATGGGCGTATGTTTCGCTTCCTTTATCCTTTGACAAAAGAAGCACAAAAACTGTTAGAAGCCTATCCGTATCAGAGACAGAATTATCCCAAAGATAAAGATTTACGCTTTGAAAAACGGGTTGGTTATCGGAAATATGAAAAGATTCCGCACCCCACTTTTGATAGACAAACTTTTTTCTACAATACCCAAAATGTGCATTCATGA
- a CDS encoding YdcP family protein has translation MRLAQGIVIDKDKTFGLLKFSALRREVFLQNEDGTVSTEVKERTYDLKSREQGRMIQVSIPASVPLKDFDYNAEVELINPVADTVSTATFRGADVDWYIKADDVVLKGQQKPPQKPKKEPIENEK, from the coding sequence ATGAGATTGGCACAAGGTATTGTCATTGATAAAGATAAGACATTTGGATTATTAAAGTTTTCCGCTTTACGAAGGGAAGTATTTCTTCAAAATGAAGATGGTACGGTATCAACAGAAGTCAAAGAACGCACTTATGATTTAAAGTCAAGAGAACAAGGACGCATGATTCAAGTGAGTATTCCTGCTTCTGTTCCACTAAAGGACTTTGATTACAACGCAGAAGTAGAATTAATCAATCCAGTGGCAGATACCGTATCTACCGCAACTTTTCGAGGGGCAGACGTAGACTGGTATATAAAAGCGGATGATGTTGTATTAAAAGGACAACAAAAACCTCCCCAAAAGCCAAAAAAAGAGCCAATAGAAAATGAGAAATAG
- a CDS encoding YdcP family protein — protein MELKYVIPNMEKTFGNLEYAGEGKVEQRRINGRMTTLSRSYNLYSNVQRADDIEVVLPNEAGEKFFNHEDKVKLDNARIIAEGYKIGDRGFTNYILHADDMIKG, from the coding sequence ATGGAATTAAAATATGTCATTCCCAACATGGAAAAAACGTTTGGCAACTTAGAGTATGCAGGAGAAGGAAAAGTTGAACAACGACGAATCAATGGTCGCATGACGACACTGTCTCGTAGCTATAATCTGTACTCCAATGTTCAGCGAGCAGATGATATTGAGGTCGTTCTCCCTAACGAAGCTGGGGAAAAATTTTTCAATCATGAAGATAAAGTTAAATTAGATAATGCCAGAATTATCGCAGAAGGTTATAAAATTGGGGATCGTGGTTTTACAAATTATATCTTACATGCTGACGACATGATAAAAGGATAG
- a CDS encoding YxeA family protein, giving the protein MRKPFSAGDKLKKEAYIKVYAKGDYVKTWEEVSFEELPSQAKQ; this is encoded by the coding sequence ATGAGAAAACCTTTTTCAGCTGGGGATAAACTGAAAAAGGAAGCCTATATAAAAGTGTATGCCAAGGGGGATTATGTTAAAACATGGGAAGAAGTTTCGTTCGAGGAATTACCGTCACAAGCAAAACAATAA
- a CDS encoding ABC transporter permease — MLKDLLLVELMKTRRSKLWLLVLIGPVLGVIFALGNFYFNYDVFMDEGGNGWLEAWTQVQIFYSPLIFPILTGVYAALVCRTEHVGNGWKQLLSFPIKRSHIYISKLIIVCLLLALTQVLLFLFFVAAGMITDISNDIPWMALLGFITKGWLASLPLAAIQILASIYWSSFGAPLALNIGLSLPALLIANSSFGQFYPWAQPMLAMSPADESPIPSYMVFYMLVLGLFLVITLIGIATFKKRDFA; from the coding sequence ATGCTAAAAGATTTGCTCCTTGTTGAATTGATGAAAACAAGGCGTTCAAAGTTATGGCTGTTGGTATTAATCGGACCGGTTTTAGGTGTTATTTTTGCACTTGGAAATTTTTATTTTAATTATGATGTATTTATGGATGAAGGGGGTAATGGATGGCTTGAAGCTTGGACCCAAGTTCAAATCTTCTATTCACCCTTGATATTTCCAATTTTAACTGGTGTGTATGCCGCGCTTGTTTGTAGAACAGAACATGTCGGAAACGGCTGGAAACAATTACTGTCGTTCCCCATAAAGAGATCTCACATTTATATATCCAAATTGATTATCGTATGTCTATTATTGGCATTGACACAAGTATTGTTATTCCTATTTTTCGTTGCAGCCGGAATGATAACGGATATATCCAATGATATCCCTTGGATGGCTTTATTAGGTTTCATTACGAAAGGATGGCTAGCTTCTTTGCCCCTTGCTGCGATACAAATCTTAGCTTCTATCTATTGGAGCAGTTTTGGAGCTCCTTTAGCATTGAATATTGGATTATCATTGCCAGCATTACTTATAGCGAATTCCTCTTTCGGACAATTTTATCCGTGGGCGCAACCAATGTTAGCAATGTCTCCAGCAGATGAATCACCTATTCCATCTTATATGGTATTTTATATGCTTGTACTAGGACTGTTTCTTGTCATTACATTGATTGGCATAGCTACATTTAAAAAGCGAGATTTTGCATAA